The Motilibacter peucedani region CGGCCCACGCCGGTCGGAAGCGTGGCCCTGGTCGGCGGGGGACCGGGCGAGCGCGGCCTGCTGACCGTGAGAGGCGTGGAGCTGCTCGCCCGCGCCGACGTCGTGGTCGCCGACCGGCTCGCGCCCGACGTGTCGGCCCTGCTCCGTGACGGTGTCGAGGTCATCGACGCCTCCAAGACGCCCGGCGGTCGCAGCGTGCCGCAGGAGCAGACCACTGCAGTCCTCGTGGCGAAGGCGCTCGAGGGCAAGCGGGTCGTGCGCCTCAAGGGCGGCGACCCCTACGTCTTCGCCCGCGGGTTCGAGGAGCGCGCGGCGTGCCTCACGGCCGGCGTGCCGGTGGAGGTGGTGCCCGGGGTGACGAGCGCGCTGGCCGCGCCCGCGGCCGGCGGGGTGCCGGTGACCCACCTCGGCCTGGCGCAGGAGTTCACCGTCGTCTCCGGCCACGTCGCGCCGGGCGACCCGCGCTCGACCGTCGACTGGGACGCCCTCGCCCGGCTCAACGGCACGCTGGTGCTGCTCATGGCCGTCGACCGGCTCGCCGCCATCGCCGCCGCCCTCGTGGCGGGCGGGCGCGACCCGCTCACCCCGGCCGCGGTCGTGAGCCAGGGGACGCTGCCGGGGCAGCGCAGCGTACGCACCTCGCTCGCCGAGCTCGCCGCGACCGTCGAGCGCGAAGGCGTCCGGCCGCCCGCGGTCGTCGTCATCGGCGCGGTGGCGGGCCTACCCGAGGCGTGAGCCCGCTCAGCGCGCAGGCGGTGCGGTGCTCTCGCGCAGCGAGAGCGCGGTGGCCAGCTCGACGCGCGGGCTGACGATGTTCTCGCCCTGGATCATGCGCAGCAGGACGCGGGCGGCGTGCAGCCCCATCTCGGCCAGCGGCTGACGCACGGTCGTGAGCGGAGGGGACGCCCACCGCGCCTCCGGGAGGTCGTCGAACCCGACGACGCTGATCTCGGCGGGGACGTGCAGCCCGCGCTGCCGGACGGCCTCGTAGACGCCGAGGGCCATCTGGTCGCTCGAGGCGAAGATCGCCGTCGGCGGCTCCGGCATCGAGAGCAGCGACATCGCGCCCAGGAAGCCGGACTCGTGGTAGAAGTCGCCGTCGCGCACGAGCGACTCGTCGAACGCGACGCCCGCCGACTCGAGCGCTGCGCGGTGCCCGTCGAGCCGGGCCCGGCTGCACAGCAGGCGCTTGGGACCGGTGATGAAGCCGATGCGGCGGTGGCCCAGCTCGAGCAGGTGGGAGGTGGCCGACATGCCGCCCGACCAGTTCGTGGCGCCGACGGTGGGGACGTCGAGGGTCGGCACGCCCGCGGGGTCGACCACGACGGTCGGCACGTCGAGCTTGCGCAGCTCCTCGTGCAGCGGGGGCTCGATGTCGGAGGTCACCAGGATCACGCCGTCGGAGGCGCGGGCCCGCACCTCGAGCAGCCACGCGCGCGCCGAGGCCTGCCGGTGGTGCACCGCCGAGACGACCGTGCCGACACCTGCGCCGTGGGCGACGTCCTCGACGCCGCGGATGATCTCGACCGCCCAGGGGGAGTCGAGGTCGTTGAACACCAGGTCGATGAGGCCGGCTCCGGAGGGCCGGGTAGAGGGCCTGCGGCGGTAGCCGTGCTCGCGCAGGAGGTCCTCGACCCGCTTGCGCGTCTCGGGCGACACGTCGGCCCGGCCGTTGACGACGCGCGACACCGTCGGCACTGACACCCCTGCGGCGCGGGCGATCGAGGTGATCGTCACGCGCCCGCCGTCGGTCGCCCCGCTCACACCGCCTCCTCCGTCGCCTTCCTGCACTCTAGATCGTCTGGGTCGGCACTCCGGAGCACCGGGTGGGCACCGGTAGCCTGAGGCCATCATGAAAGCGCTTCCGGTCCGGGCGCGGGCCTCGGTCTCCCTGCTGTTCGCCCTGATGGGCTCGACGATGGGCAGCTGGGCCGCCCGCATCCCGACGGTCAAGGCGCACGTCGGGCTCGACGACCGGCACTGGGGCTACGCGAGCATCTCGAGCACCGCCGGCTCGCTGCTCGCGCTGGTGGTGGTCAGCTCGGTCATCGGCCGGCTCGGGCCGCGTCGGCTGGCCCTCACGGGCGCGGTCGTGCTGCTCGTCGACGCCCCGCTGGCCGCCCTCTCGCGCGGGCCGCTGCCCCTGGTGGCCGGCCTGCTCGTGCAGGGCTTCGCAGCGAACCTGCTCTCGACGCCGATGAACGCCCAGGCGGTCGAGGTGGAGAAGGCCTACGGCCGGCGCATCATGGCCAGCTTCCATGCCTGCTTCAGCGTCGGCATGCTCGCCGGCGGCCTCGCGGGTGCCGCCGCCGCGCGGGCGCACGTGTCGCCCAGCGCGCAGCTGGCGACGACGGGCACCGTGCTGGCGCTGCTCCTGGCGCGCAGCGCGGCGTGGCTGCCCGGCGACGTCGTCCGCGAGGCGCACGAGCGCCGCCCGCTGCGCGCCAGGCTCACCCCGCAGCTCGGCCTGCTCGGCGCCGTCGCCTTCGCGTCCTCGCTGGCCGAGGGCACGTGCGTGCAGTGGAGCGCGCTCTACAGCTCGGACGCGCTCGGGAGGGGGGCGGCGGCGGGTGCCACGACGTACGCCTGCTTCTCCGCGACCATGACGCTGACCCGCGCGTGCGGCGACCGCGTCGTGCACCGCGTCGGCCGCGCGCTCTACGTGCGGCTCTCGGCGTGCGTCGCGCTCGCAGGCATCCTGCTCGCGCTCGGGCCGGGCACGCTGCCGACGGCGTACGCAGGGTTCGCCCTCGCCGGCGTCGGCCTGGCCTGCATCGTGCCCACGGTCTACGGCATCGCCGGCAGCCAGCCGGGGATGACGCCGGGCGAGGGCATCTCGGTCGCGACGCTCGGCCAGTGGCCGGCGTTCCTCGTCGGACCGCTGGTCGTCGGTGGTCTCGCCGGGGCGGTCGGCCTGCGCCCGGCGCTGCTCCTGGTCGCCGTCGCTGCCGTCGCCGTCGCGGCGCTCTCGCTGCGGCTGCGGGAGCCGGGTACGCCTGTGGCGCAGTCCCGCGCCCTGCAGCGCGCCTGAGCTCGTCATGCCGCCAGCGCCGCCCCGAGCCGCTCCATGCCCTCCTCGATCTCGCCGGTGGTGTGCGTGGTGAACGACAGGCGCAGGGTGGCGCGGTCCGGTGTGCCGCAGAAGAACGGCGCTCCCGGCACGAAGGCCACGTCGCGCTCGAGCGCCCGGGGCAGCAGCGCTGCGGTGTCCACCTCGCCCGGCAGCCGCACCCACGCGAACATTCCGCCGTCGGGGTCGCTCCAGGTGGCCCCTTCCGGCAGGGTCGCGGGCAGCGCTCCCACCAGCGCGTCACGCCGCTCGCGGTAGGCCGCGCACAGGCGCGCGACGTGCGCGTCGAGGTCGTGGGAGGCGAGGTACGCAGCGGCCGCCGCCTGGTCGACCGTCGAGGTGTGCAGGTCGGCGGCCTGCTTGCCGACCACCAGCGCGGGCCGCACCCGCGCCGGCGCGCGCAGCCAGCCGAGCCGCATGCCGGGCGCCCCGATCTTGGAGAAGCTGCCCATGTGCAGCACGACGTCCTCTGCGCCGGCGTGCGACGCGAGCGCGGGCACCGGCTCGCCGCGGTAGCGCAGCTCGCCGTAGGGGTCGTCCTCGACGACCCACAGGCCCTCGCGCGCCGCGATCCCGGCGACCGCAGCCCGTCGTGCTGCCGGCAGCGTGCGGCCGGTCGGGTTGGCGAAGGTCGGCACGACGTAGAGCAACCTGGGCCGTTCGCGGCGCACCACCTCGGCGAGGGCGTCAGGGAGCAGGCCGTCCGCGTCCGAGGCGACCGGCACCACCCGGGCGCCGGCGAGCGAGAAGCACTGCAGGGCAGCGAGGTAGGTCGGCTCCTCGACCGCCACGGTGTCACCGGGGTCGAGGAGGGCGGCCGCGAGCAGCGTGAGCGCCTGCTGCGACCCGGTCGTGACGAGCAACTGGTCAGCAGTGGTCGGCAGGCCTCGGGCGGTCATCCTGGCCGCCACGAGCGCCCGGAGGTCGGGGTCGCCGTCGGTGGGCGCGTACTGCAGCGCCCGCCGCGCGCCCGGCCCTGAGAGCACCGAGTCGTAGGCCGCACGCATCCCCTCGGTGTCGAAGAGCTCGGGGGCCGGCAGCCCGCCGGCGAAGGAGATCACCCCTGGTCGCGCGACGAGTGCGAGCAGGTCGCGCACGGGCGAGCTGGCGACGCCGGCGAGGCGCCTCGCGAGGACGGGGGGCCGCGCAGCCGGGCTGGACTCGGACATGGTCCGGAGGCTAGGAGCGTGCCGCTGCCCGGCTCAACGGATAACCAGCCAGTGAGACGGCGCAGGTGCCGGGCGGCCGACGCCCGGCACCTGCTGGCGCCTCAGCGCAGGTGCAGGGTGGTGTGCAGCCCGCCGGTGGAGCTGTTGCCCACCCAGATGTCGAACTCGCCCGCCTCGACGCGCTTGCGAGCAGCGTTGTCGAAGAAGCCGAGGTCGCTCCCGCGCACGGTGAAGGTCACCCACCGCGACTGGCCCGGGGCGAGCTGCACCTTGTGGAACCCGGCGAGCCGGCGCACGGGCTGCGTGAGGCTGGCGACCTTGTCGCGGAAGTAGAGCTGCACGACCTCCGCCCCCGCGCTCGTGCCGGTGTTCTTGACCGCCGCGGTCACCGTGACCGACCCTCCCGAACCGATGGTCCGGCGCGAGAGGGAGAGGCGCGACAGCTCGAACGTCGTGTAGGACAGGCCGAACCCGAAGGGGAACTGCGGGCTGTTGTCCACGTCGAGGTAGCGAGACTGGTACTTCTGCGTCGGGTCCGTGAACGGGCGGCCGGTGCTGCGGTGGCTGTAGTAGAGCGGCAGCTGGCCCACCGCGCGCGGGAACTCCGCGGTCAGCTTGCCCGACGGGTTGACCTTGCCGAGCAGCACGTCGGCGATGCCGTTGCCCGCCTCGGTGCCGGGGTGCCACGCGACCAGCAGCGCCGGCGCGTGCTCCGCGATCCACGGGAGGGCGAGCGGGCGCCCTGTCACCAGCACCACGACGTACGGCTTCCCGACCGCCGCCACCGTCTCGACCAGCTGCTCCTGGTGACCGGGCAGCCCGATGTCGCTGCGTGCCGACGCCTCGCCGCTCAGGGCGGCCGGCTCGCCGACCACGAGCACGACGAGGTCCGCGGCGGCGGCGGCCGCCACGGCCGGCGCGAGGTCCGGAGCCGTGGTCGCGACCGGGTCGCAGCCCTGGGTGTAGGTCACGGTCGCCGACGGGTACGCGGCCTTCAGTCCCGCGAGCACGGTGACCGAGTCCTCGGCCCGGCCGTCGCCCGACCACGAGCCGATCATGTCGGCGCCGGAGTCGGCCAGCGGGCCGATGACCGCGATCTTCGCGATGCCCGGCGAGAGCGGCAGGGCGCCGCCCTCGTTGCGGAGCAGCACGACCGAGTCGGCGACCGCCCTGCGCGCCACGGCCCGGTTGGCGGCCGACAGCAGCACCGACTCGCGCGCCGGGGTGGCGAAGGGCCGGTCGAACATGCCGGTCAGGTGCTTCAGCGTCAGCACGCGGCGCACCGCGTCGTCCAGCTGCCTGCGCGTGATCTCCTTCGAGAGCAGCAGCTCGCGGCCGTTGTCGTGGTAGGTCGTGCTCACCATCTCGATGTCGGTGCCCGCGGTCAGCGCGAGGCGGGCGGCGTCGGCGGGGTCCGCCGCGTACCCGTGCGCCACGAGCTCGAGCACCGAGGTGTAGTCGCTGACGACGAGGCCGTCGAACGCCCACCGGCCGCGCAGGATGTCCTGCAGCAGCTCGGGGTTGCCGGTCGAGGGGACGCCGCTGATGTCGTTGAACGACGTCATCACCGTGGCGACCCCGGCGTTGACCGCCGCGTGGTAGGGCGGCAGGTAGGTGTTCCAGAGCCGCTCGACCGACACGTCGACGGTGTTGTACTCCCGGCCGGACTCGACGCCGCCGTAGGCCGCGAAGTGCTTGACGCACGCGGCCATGTTCTGCGGCGCGGAGATGTCGCTGCCCTGGAAGCCGCGCACCCGTGCGACGGCGAAGGCCGAGCCGAGGTACGGGTCCTCTCCCGCCCCCTCGACGATGCGCCCCCAGCGCGCGTCGTGCGTGACGTCCGCCATGGGTGCGAAGGTCCAGCGGATGCCCGCAGCCGTCGCCTCGACCGCGGCGACCCGGGCCGCCGCACGGGCCAGCGACGGGTCCCAGCTGGCCGACTCGCCGAGCGGTGTCGGGAAGATCGTGCGGTAGCCGTGGATGACGTCGAACGCGAACAGCAGCGGGATGCCGAGCCGTGACGCGAGCGCGGCCCGCTGGAGCTTGTTGACGTTCGCAGCTCCGCGCACGCCGAGGGTCGTGCCGACCATGCCGCGGCGCGCCAGCGAGACGAGGTCGTCGTTGGGCGCGCCGTCGACGTCGCCGCCCTGCATCTGGAGCTGCCCGAGCTTCTCCTGCAGGGTCATGCGCGCCAGCAGCGCGTCGACCTTGCGGCGGATCTCGGGGGTGACCGCCGTGGCGGTGCGGTCGACCGCCGTGCTGCCGAGCGCGTCGGCGAGGGCTGCGGAGCCCCCGCTCCCCGCTCCTGCGCTCGCGGTCGATGCTGCCGCCGCGGTGAGCGGGTCGACGAGGCCGGTCAGGCCGGCGCCGGCGAGGGTCGCCCCGCCCACCGTGCCCTTCAGCAGCGTCCGGCGCGAGACCCGCGGCCGGTCGTCGGGGTCGGTGGGCGGCTGTGCGCCGCCAGGGGGCGTGCTGCGTGGAGTCACGTGCTCCTCCTCGTCGAGGTGCGTGCGATCAGACGTTTCGTACCCTTCGCCACTTGCGACCGGCCGTCAAGATCTCCACAGGGGCGGCTCGGGCTGTCCACAGGCCGTCGCCGGGGCGAGGCGCAGAGGCGTACGCAGCGGCTTGGCTGGCGCCCTCGCCCGGGCGTCCGCCGCGGGCGTCACCACAGCGACCGCAGCGGTGCTCCCGCGCGGGCGCGGAGGAGGAGCACCAGATGAACGAGGTCCTCGTCACCGTCGTCGGCAACCTGACCGGTGACCCCGTGCTCAACGAGAACCCGGACGGCTCGAAGCGCGCGACGTTCGGCCTGGCCCACACGCCGCGGCGCCGGGAGCCCGACGGCACCTGGGGCAACGGTGACACCACCTACTACCAGGTGACGTGCTGGCGGGCGCTCGGCGAGAACGCTGCCCACTCCCTGCGCAAGGGCGACCCGGTGCTCGTGCGCGGCACGCTGAAGAACCGCAGCTGGAACACCGAGGGGCGCTCGGGCAGCACCCTCGAGCTGAGCGCCGACGCCGTCGGGCCCGACCTCAGCCGCGGCACGTCGATGTTCCGGCGCACGGCGCGGCAGCAGCCGGCCGGTGAGGCGGCTGCGCCGGGTGGGGAGGGAGCGCAGAGCTGGACCTCCGACGAGCAGGCCGGAGCCGCCGACCTGCCCGGCCAGCTCCGCGCGCCCGACACGGTCGAGTCCCTGACCGCGCTCGACGCGCCGGGGTTCTGAGGCTGCGTCCCGGGCCCGCCGGCGGGCGGGCGGCAGCGGGCGGGGGAGCGCGCCGGTCGGCGCACCCCCGCCCGCCAACTAGGCTGGAGGCATGGCGGAGTTCATCTACACGATGCGCAAGGCTCGCAAGGCGCACGGCGACAAGGTCATCCTCGACGACGTCACGCTCTCGTTCCTGCCCGGAGCGAAGATCGGCGTCGTCGGACCCAACGGCGCCGGCAAGTCGAGCGTGCTCAAGATCATGGCCGGGCTCGACCAGCCGTCCAACGGCGACGCGTTCCTGTCGCCGGGGTACTCCGTCGGCATCCTGCTCCAGGAGCCTCCGCTCAACGAGGAGAAGGACGTCCTCGGCAACGTGCAGGAGGGCGTCGCCGAGACGATGGCCCTGCTCGCGCGCTACAACGAGATCGGCGAGCAGATGGCGGTCGAGTACACCGACGCGCTCGGCGACGAGATGGCCAAGCTGCAGGAGCTCATCGACCACCGCAACGCGTGGGACCTCGACTCCCAGCTCGAGCAGGCCATGGACGCGCTGCGCTGCCCGCCCGGCGACGCCGACGTGACCGTGCTCTCCGGTGGTGAGCGCCGCCGCGTGGCGCTGTGCAAGCTGCTGCTGCAGGCGCCCGACCTGCTGCTGCTCGACGAGCCGACCAACCACCTCGACGCCGAGAGCGTCCTGTGGCTCGAGCAGCACCTCGCCGCCTACGCGGGCACCGTCGTCGCCGTCACCCACGACCGGTACTTCCTCGACAACGTCGCCCAGTGGATCCTCGAGCTCGACCGCGGCCGCGCCTACCCCTACGAGGGCAACTACTCCACCTACCTCGAGACCAAGGCCTCGCGCCTCAAGGTCGAGGGCCAGAAGGACGCCAAGCGCGCCAAGCGGCTCAAGGAGGAGCTGGAGTGGGTGCGCTCCAACGCCAAGGGCCGCCAGGCCAAGTCGAAGGCGCGCCTCGCCCGCTACGAGGAGATGGCGGCCGAGGCCGACCGCACGCGCAAGCTCGACTTCGAGGAGATCCAGATCCCGCCGGGCCCGCGCCTGGGCTCGGTGGTCATCGAGGTCGACGAGCTCGTGAAGGGCTTCGAGGACCGCACGCTCATCGACGGGCTGTCCTTCAGCCTGCCGCGCAACGGGATCGTCGGGGTCATCGGGCCCAACGGCGCCGGCAAGACCACGCTGTTCCGCATGCTGATCGGCGAGGAGACCCCCGACGCCGGCAGCGTGCGCGTCGGCGAGACCGTCAAGGTCTCCTACGTCGAGCAGTCGCGCGGCGGCATCGACCCCAAGAAGACGCTGTGGGAGGTCGTGTCCGACGGGCTCGACTACATCAACGTCGGCCAGGTCGAGATGCCCTCGCGCGCCTACGTCAGCGCGTTCGGCTTCAAGGGCCCCGACCAGCAGAAGCCGGCGGGCGTGCTCTCCGGCGGTGAGCGCAACCGGCTCAACCTCGCGCTCACCCTCAAGCAGGGCGGCAACCTGCTGCTGCTCGACGAGCCGACCAACGACCTCGACGTCGAGACCCTCGGCTCGCTCGAGAACGCGCTGCTCGAGTTCCCCGGGTGCGCCGTCGTGGTCAGCCACGACCGGTGGTTCCTCGACCGCGTGGCCACGCACATCCTCGCCTACGAGGGCACCGACGAGAACCCGGCCAACTGGTTCTGGTTCGAGGGCAACTTCGAGTCCTACGAGGCCAACAAGGTCGAGCGGCTCGGCGCCGACGCCGCCCGGCCGCACCGCATCACCCACCGCCGGCTGAGCCGGGACTAGTACGCCGGGTCGCTCGGCGCGCGGGCTACGGTGGCCCGCGTGCCGAGCCACCGCGTACGCGTCCCCATGCGCTGGGGCGACATGGACGCCTACCAGCACGTCAACAACGTCGCCTACCTCGGCTACCTCGAGGAGGCGCGCATCGACCTGCTGTTCCGGTTGGGTGCCGAGCGCGGCCTGGCCGCGCTGCGCGACGGCCTGGTCGTCGCGCGCCACGAGATCGACTACCTCGCGCCGCTGGTGTGGCACCCGCGCGGCATCGACGTCGAGGTGTGGGTCGAGAAGGTGGGCGGCTCGTCGTTCACGGTGGGCTACCGCGTCCACGACGACGGGCGCACCTACGCCCGCGCCCGCTCGACCCTGGTCTCCTACGACCTGGCCGCCGACCGGCAGCGCCGGCTCACCGCCGACGAGCGCGCCTTCTTCACCAGCTTCACCCTCGACGCCTGAGGCTCGCAGCTGGCGGGCTGCAGCCGGCCGGCCGACCCGGGGTGCCGGGTCTGAGCGGTAGCAACCGCGACCCGGCGGTAGCCCGTCCGCTACCGCCGGCCCACCGCCGCTACCGCCCAGCTCGGGTCTGCTCCCGCTGACCGCCGGTTGCCCCCGCTCGGCGTCGGTGAGCCGAGCGCCCGGATAACACTCTGGTAGCGGTCGCCGCGGATCCGTTGACTCCGCAGCGATCGCATGTTCTCCTGTGCGCGTTCCAGAGTCGTACCGGAAAGTTCCGGAAGGACCTGGAGCCACCGGTGCGCATGCATCGGTGAACCTGTCCACCGCTCGATGGAGAGAACGGCGACACATGAGACGACGCAGATCAGCAGGGCTAGCCCTGCTCGGGCTCACCACCTCGCTCGGGCTCGCGGCCAGTCCCGCAGCCTGGGCGGCGGGAGCGCAGACCGGCGCCGCTACCGGCACCCGCGCGGCCGCAGCGGCCGCGCCCACCACCGTCCTCAGCAGCGACTTCGAGGACGGCAGCTCCGCCCCCTGGACGCAGAACGGCGACGCGTCGCTCTCCGTCGTCGACCTGGGCGGCAACAAGGCGCTCAAGGTGAGCGGCCGGGCCCACGACTACGACGGCATCAAGACGCCGGCCAACCTGCTCAAGGGCGGGGTGGAGTACACCTTCTCGCTCAAGGTCCGGCTCGCCGACGGCACCACCGGCGGCCCCGCCGGCGTGCGCATGGTCGTCGAGCCCGCCTACACCTGGGTCGGCAACACGACGATGTCGACCGGCGCGTGGACGACGGTCACGGGCACCTACACCGCCCCGGCCGACGCCGACCCGGCTACGCTGCGCGCCTACATCGGCACCGCCGACCTGGCCGGGCCCTACGACTACCTCGTCGACGACGTCCTGATCACCGCGCCGCCCTCGGCGCCGCAGGACACCACAGTCGCGTCGGAGGACTTCGAGGACGGCAGCTTCGCCCCCTGGACCCAGAGCGGCGGCCCGAGCCTCTCGGTCGTCGACGTCGACGGCTCCAAGGCACTGCAGGTCGCCGGTCGCGCCAACGACTACGACGGCATCTCCTCGCCGACCGGCCTGCTCGTGCCCGGCGCGCAGTACACCTTCTCGATGAAGGCGCGCCTCGCCCCCGGCACCGCCGGCTCGGCGGGCGTCCGCTTCGTCGTCAAGCCCGACTACACCTGGGTCGGGGACACCACGATGACGGCCGACGCCTGGACCACGGTGACCGGCACCTTCACCGCCCCCGCAGGCGCCGACCCGGCCGCCCTGCAGGCCTACATCGGCACCGGCGACCTCGGCGCGCCCTACACCTACCTGGTCGACGACATCGTCATCACCGGGCAGGCCGCCGGGGGCGGCGACGTCCCGTGGACGCCGACGCCGGACCCGGACTTCGTCCCCGGCGGTGCGGTGAACCCGACGACCACCCCGCTGGCCGCCGCGCGCGGCACCGGCAACGTGGTCGCGATGACCCACGACGACGGCCCGAACCCCGGTGAGACCGAGGCGCTGCTCGACTTCTACAAGGCGCACGGCATCCACGCGACGTTCTGCGTCATCGGCCAGAACATCCAGGCGCCGGGCGGTGCGGAGATCCTCAAGCGGATCGTCGCCGAGGGCCACACCCTCTGCAACCACACCACGACCTACGACGACATGGGCAGCTGGACCCAGTCCCGCGTCGAGGCCGACCTCAAGGCGAACCTGAAGATCATCCGCGACGCGCTCGGCAACCCCAACCAGAAGGTGCCCTACTTCCGCGCACCCAACGGCAGCTGGGGCAAGACCGGCGAGGTCGCCGTGGCCCTCGGCGAGCAGCCGCTCAACCTGGGCAACGTCATCAGCGACTGGGACGGCAACGACCTGTCCGAGGCGACCCTCACCGCCAACCTGCGCAAGGCGATGCAGCCCGGCGCGGTCGTGCTCGTGCACGACGGCGGCGGCAACCGCGAGAACGGCATCAAGGCGGTCCAGACCGTCGTGACCGAGAAGCTCGCGCAGGGCTGGACGTTCACGCTGCCCCAGGGCGGCGTCCCCGGCGGCGAGACCGTGCTGAGCACCGACTTCGAGAACGGGCTCGGTGGCTGGGCACCGCGCGGCGACGCGCAGGGCGACCCGACCGTCGCGGTGACCGACACAGAGGCCCACGGTGGTACGCACGCGGCCCTGGTCAGCGGCCGCACCTCCCAGGGCGACGGCATCGGCCACGACGTGACCGGCCTGCTCACCCCGGGCGTGACCTACGAGATCAGCGCGTGGGTGAAGTTCGCGGCCGGCTCGCCCTCGGGCAACGTGTGGCTGAGCATGCAGCGCACGAACGCCGGCACCGACACCTACGACACCGTCGGGCAGTTCACCGGCGTCACCTCCGGCCAGTGGCAGCAGGTCACCGCGACCTACCAGATGCCGGCCGCCGACAGCGCGCGGCTCTACTTCGAGACCGCCTACCCCGACGGCTCGACCGCTCCGTTCCTCGTGGACGACGTGGTCGTGAAGTCGCAGGCCACCAAGGAGATCCAGAACCTCACGCCGCTCAAGAGCACCGTCGACTTCCCGGTCGGCGTCGCGATCGACAGCCGTGAGACGCAGGGCGCGGCGGGCCAGCTCAACACCCGTCACTTCGACCAGCTGACGCCCGAGAACCACATGAAGCCCGAGGCGTGGTACGACGCGGACCGCAACTTCCGCATCAACCCCGAGGCCAAGACACTGATGGACTTCGCGCAGAAGGAGCACATCCGCGTCTACGGCCACACCCTGGTGTGGCACAGCCAGACCCCGGCGTGGTTCTTCCAGCACGCGGACGGCACGCCCCTGACGACCAGCGCCGCTGACAAGCAGGTGCTGCGCGACCGCATGCGCACGCACATCGACAACGTCGCCAAGGCGTTGAGCACCGGCGGCGGCTACGGCCTGTTCGGCTCGTCCACCAACCCGGTGGTCGCGTTCGACGTGGTCAACGAGGTCGTCTCCGACAGCAGCGACTACGCCGACGGCCTGCGCCGCAGCGAGTGGTACCGCGTGCTCGGCGAGGAGTTCATCGACGACGCCTTCTCCTACGCGGACCAGGCGTTCAACTCCACCTACGCCGCACCCGGCACCACGCGGCCGGTGACCCTCGACATCAACGACTACAACACCGAGCAGGACGGCAAGCAGCAGCGCCTCCACGCGCTGGTCGCCCGCCTGATCGCCCGGGGTGTCAAGGTCGACAGCGTGGGCCACCAGTTCCACGTGAGCCTGGCGACGCCGGTGAGCTCGCTGGAGAAGGCGATCGTGGCCTTCGAGGACCTGCCCGTGAAGCAGGTCGTCAGCGAGTTCGACGTCACGACCGGCACGCCGGTCACCCAGGCGCGGCTGATCGACCAGGGCTACTACTACCGCGACGCGTTCCGGATGTTCCGCGCCCACGCGAAGAGCATCTTCTCTGTGACGGTGTGGGGCCTGACCGACGGTCGCAGCTGGCGCGTCGACAACGGCGCCCCGCTGCTGTTCGACGACGACCTGCAGGCCAAGCCCGCATTCTTCGGTGCCATCGACGGCGACCTGCCGGCGCAGCAGCGGGCGGCGGACGTGTTCCAGGGCAGCATCCCGCTCGGCG contains the following coding sequences:
- a CDS encoding LacI family DNA-binding transcriptional regulator produces the protein MSGATDGGRVTITSIARAAGVSVPTVSRVVNGRADVSPETRKRVEDLLREHGYRRRPSTRPSGAGLIDLVFNDLDSPWAVEIIRGVEDVAHGAGVGTVVSAVHHRQASARAWLLEVRARASDGVILVTSDIEPPLHEELRKLDVPTVVVDPAGVPTLDVPTVGATNWSGGMSATSHLLELGHRRIGFITGPKRLLCSRARLDGHRAALESAGVAFDESLVRDGDFYHESGFLGAMSLLSMPEPPTAIFASSDQMALGVYEAVRQRGLHVPAEISVVGFDDLPEARWASPPLTTVRQPLAEMGLHAARVLLRMIQGENIVSPRVELATALSLRESTAPPAR
- a CDS encoding MFS transporter; translated protein: MKALPVRARASVSLLFALMGSTMGSWAARIPTVKAHVGLDDRHWGYASISSTAGSLLALVVVSSVIGRLGPRRLALTGAVVLLVDAPLAALSRGPLPLVAGLLVQGFAANLLSTPMNAQAVEVEKAYGRRIMASFHACFSVGMLAGGLAGAAAARAHVSPSAQLATTGTVLALLLARSAAWLPGDVVREAHERRPLRARLTPQLGLLGAVAFASSLAEGTCVQWSALYSSDALGRGAAAGATTYACFSATMTLTRACGDRVVHRVGRALYVRLSACVALAGILLALGPGTLPTAYAGFALAGVGLACIVPTVYGIAGSQPGMTPGEGISVATLGQWPAFLVGPLVVGGLAGAVGLRPALLLVAVAAVAVAALSLRLREPGTPVAQSRALQRA
- a CDS encoding aminotransferase-like domain-containing protein, translated to MSESSPAARPPVLARRLAGVASSPVRDLLALVARPGVISFAGGLPAPELFDTEGMRAAYDSVLSGPGARRALQYAPTDGDPDLRALVAARMTARGLPTTADQLLVTTGSQQALTLLAAALLDPGDTVAVEEPTYLAALQCFSLAGARVVPVASDADGLLPDALAEVVRRERPRLLYVVPTFANPTGRTLPAARRAAVAGIAAREGLWVVEDDPYGELRYRGEPVPALASHAGAEDVVLHMGSFSKIGAPGMRLGWLRAPARVRPALVVGKQAADLHTSTVDQAAAAAYLASHDLDAHVARLCAAYRERRDALVGALPATLPEGATWSDPDGGMFAWVRLPGEVDTAALLPRALERDVAFVPGAPFFCGTPDRATLRLSFTTHTTGEIEEGMERLGAALAA
- a CDS encoding glycoside hydrolase family 3 N-terminal domain-containing protein; protein product: MTPRSTPPGGAQPPTDPDDRPRVSRRTLLKGTVGGATLAGAGLTGLVDPLTAAAASTASAGAGSGGSAALADALGSTAVDRTATAVTPEIRRKVDALLARMTLQEKLGQLQMQGGDVDGAPNDDLVSLARRGMVGTTLGVRGAANVNKLQRAALASRLGIPLLFAFDVIHGYRTIFPTPLGESASWDPSLARAAARVAAVEATAAGIRWTFAPMADVTHDARWGRIVEGAGEDPYLGSAFAVARVRGFQGSDISAPQNMAACVKHFAAYGGVESGREYNTVDVSVERLWNTYLPPYHAAVNAGVATVMTSFNDISGVPSTGNPELLQDILRGRWAFDGLVVSDYTSVLELVAHGYAADPADAARLALTAGTDIEMVSTTYHDNGRELLLSKEITRRQLDDAVRRVLTLKHLTGMFDRPFATPARESVLLSAANRAVARRAVADSVVLLRNEGGALPLSPGIAKIAVIGPLADSGADMIGSWSGDGRAEDSVTVLAGLKAAYPSATVTYTQGCDPVATTAPDLAPAVAAAAAADLVVLVVGEPAALSGEASARSDIGLPGHQEQLVETVAAVGKPYVVVLVTGRPLALPWIAEHAPALLVAWHPGTEAGNGIADVLLGKVNPSGKLTAEFPRAVGQLPLYYSHRSTGRPFTDPTQKYQSRYLDVDNSPQFPFGFGLSYTTFELSRLSLSRRTIGSGGSVTVTAAVKNTGTSAGAEVVQLYFRDKVASLTQPVRRLAGFHKVQLAPGQSRWVTFTVRGSDLGFFDNAARKRVEAGEFDIWVGNSSTGGLHTTLHLR
- a CDS encoding single-stranded DNA-binding protein translates to MNEVLVTVVGNLTGDPVLNENPDGSKRATFGLAHTPRRREPDGTWGNGDTTYYQVTCWRALGENAAHSLRKGDPVLVRGTLKNRSWNTEGRSGSTLELSADAVGPDLSRGTSMFRRTARQQPAGEAAAPGGEGAQSWTSDEQAGAADLPGQLRAPDTVESLTALDAPGF